A window of Punica granatum isolate Tunisia-2019 chromosome 8, ASM765513v2, whole genome shotgun sequence genomic DNA:
TAAAAGAATTAGAGACACTTTTTTTAGTATATAGAATAGACTAACGCATGGCATATGTCTCATCCCAAATATAAGTCTTTCTAGGTAGATAACCAAACAAAATGCTCGAGCGAGATAAGGTCTTATACAGGAAAAATTCAAGCATATATGCCCCGTAAGAGGACAGGCAATGGATGTCTTGAATGATTTAACTAGATGGCATTTTTATGTGAAGTGACATGATTTCACGGCTAAGGggataaaaagggaaaaacaaTAGTATTAATTTCcgtatttatattttttcttaacgTCATGTATAAATAATTGGAAAGTTATTTGGCATCCGAAAGCATATCTATACTCACCTCTTTCGTTTCATTCATTCAAATTAAGATTGTCCAATCCTAATATGTTTTAATATCCCATCATTCTTGGTAGGAACCTAaagtatgtatgtatatatagatgagaaCCAAATTCAACGTGACATGGACAATCAAAAGACACGCATGTATAATTACTTCCTTTCCATATTCAAAATCCCCCTCCcccccacccaaaaaaaaagccttagttcatttattttatttttttcatcatattatatatatactaggaTGATGGCCCGTGCTACGTAAGGTCAATAATGAtgttattatgaaaattttttattgtggCATTTAAGCtaatatatgatatttaatggaaaaaattatgtgagattaatcatttttaaagTAATAAGATAATTAATGTTCTGTAATCAGTTAAAATTAAGTTGAAGCAATTAATTGAAGCTAGTAATCCTTTTTCTTGAATAATGTCAGAGCCAACATGTCCTTGGTAAGCAGCAAAAAACAAcacattttataatttatgaaaaataatttgaaatttatacacTTCACCAAttaaagtttattatttttccaataaaataaGTAGAAAAATGTAAGTGTGGGCAGTATAGAATCTGTAATACtcccccctcaagttggagcgtGAGGATTCCGAACACTCAACTTGCTGAGAAGTAATTTGAATCGTTCGCGTCCCAATGCCTTAGTGAAAAGATCCGCCAATTGATGCTTCGTGGAAATATGGGCGGTAGTTACGACATTCTTCTTAATATGATCACGAATGAAATGACAGTCAATTTCAATGTGTTTTGTGCGTTCGTGAAAGACTGGATTAGCAGCAATATGAAGTGCTGCTTGATTATCACAAAATAACTGAGTAGGTCGAGAGTCGAGACAATGAGACCCCGAGAGATGATAGCAAGCTGCGTAACCAAATGATCTCACTGACTGTGGTAGCCATGGCCCTGTACTTTGCTTCAGCTGAAGAACGCGAAACAGTAGtttgtttcttcattttccaGGAAATAGGACTACCTCCAATACTGACGAAATAGTCGGTGACGGAACGCCGGGTCATCGGGCAGCTAGCCCAATCAGAATCACAGAATGCAGTGAGTTCCAACGATTGCGGAccaataaaaattcttttactCGGCGACTGCTTGACATAACGAAGCTCACGAATAGCTGCATCTCAATGAATTTGACGAGGTGCCTGCATGAATTTTGCGATAGGATCTGGACGGAATAAGTGAGGTCCGGTCTTGTAACGGTGAGGTAAAGAAGACGCCTGACAAACCGACGATATTGTCCTGGATCATCAAGTAGAGTACCGGACTCGGAAGAGAGTTGATGATTATGTTCCATGGGAAATTCTGAAGGATGAGAGTCCAACATCCCACATTCAGACAAAATATCAAGAGCATACTTTCGCTGGCAGAGGAATAATCCCGAATTCATGCGAGACACTTCTATGTCAAGAAAATACCGCAAGGCACCCAAGTCTTTAATTCGAAAACATGAGCTAAGGTATCTCTTGAATGAAGCGCAATGACTTGATGAATTGCTGGCGACCAACAAGTCATCCACATAGACAAGTACAACAATGAATGTACTACCTTTAGAGTAAGTGAAAAGGGAATGATCAGCTCCACATTGCTTGAAGCCGTATGCATATAAGGCATCAGCTAGTTTAGAGAACCAATTTTTGGAAGCCTGTCGAAGTCCATAAATGGATTTGTGTAGGCGACATACTTGTCCCGGGGAAGTGGCAAGAAGACCGGGCGAAAGCGACATATAAACTTCTTCATGTAAATCACCATGGAGGAAGGCATTATGCACATCCATCTGATGAATCTCCCATTTCTTGACAACAGAAACAGCGAGAAAGCATCTGACAGTTACAAGTTTGGCAACAGGTACAAAAGTTTCAGTAAAGTCAACCCCTTCTACCTGTGTGAAGCCTTTAGCCACAAGATGAGCTTTATATCTCTCAACATATCTGTCAGCATGTCGCTTAACTTTGTAAACCCATTTACAATCAACAGGTTTCTTCCCGGAAGGTAAAGTACTAAGAGTCCACGTGCCATTTAGTTCAAGGGCTCGTAGTTCCTCAGCCATAGCCTTTTGCCATCGATGATCGTGAGCAGCCTCTTTATATGATCAAAGCTCTTCATCGGAAGCAGCAAGAAATGAAATATACTTATCGGTGGCACCTGTGTAAGATAAATAGGCTTGTAAAGGATATGGAGTACCCGTGGAAAGTGGAGAATCGATTAAGCGAACAGGGGGTGACTCGGCCATTGCCATATGACAAACAAAGTCCTTCAAAAAAGGAGGTGGCCCTCGTATTCGTTCTAACCGACGTAATACTGGAGAATTCGGGGAGAATGAATCGGCTGGACTATTGTTGGACGAACTAGGTTGATTCATAGAGCCCAGCAAAGGATAAGTATGGGCCGGAGTCCCACTTAATCGTGAAGGAGAACGAACTGGGCTTTCAGATGAATTTGGGCCGAATTCGCTTAAATCAGAATTCACTTTATCCATGTCCGTCGGGTCTGAAAGAAACGCGCGACCTGATCCGCTTGGTGCTAAATTCGCTGGGCTGCTTGCTACGGCTGGGCCGGCACTTGGACCTCCTATGTACAGGGCTGGTCCGTGTTCTATCTCGAATGAGCTGGGCTGTTCCCTGTGCCGATCGCCCGAATTCTTCTTTTCCCCGTTATATCCAACAGCTCCATCTTCTAAGTTCAAGGACAGAGGTGACCCATCATCCTCCTCGATTAAATCCGAAACTTGGAATGGGAACGAATGTTCATAAAATATGACATTCCTTGAGACAAAAAATTCTCGAGTCTTTAAATCATACACGCGCCATCCCTTCTTGCCATAGGGATAGCCTACAAAAATGCATCTCCGTGCCCGTTCTTTGAACTTATCTTTCAGTGGTAGCCTTATTTGTGCATAGCAAAGGGAACCAAATACCCTTAAGTGTGAATAGGGAGGTGGCTTACCAAACAACACTTCGTATGGACTTTTCCCGGATAATGTCGGGGTTGGTGTGATATTGGGATTAGATATGTCGCCGTTAAGATACACTCACCCCAAAATTTAGCCGGAAGTGACGCCTGAATGAGCAAGGCTCGTGCGACATTTAGAAGATGTCGATGTTTTCGCTCAACACGCCCATTCTGTTGAGGGGTGTCGACGCATGAAGTCTGGTGGATTATTCCCTTCTGCGAGTAGAATTCCTGCATATCTCGAGATAAGAATTCAAATTCATTGTCACTACGGATTATTTTCACGGTTGTATCAAATTGATTCTGGACAAGATTACAGAAACTCATTAGATGTCGCTTTGCTTCCGATTTATCTCGCAGTAAGTAGACCCACAAGCCTCTACTAAAATCATCAACTATcgtcaaaaaataatatgcacCCGAATGAGACCGAACTTTGTAAGCACCCCATATATCAACATGTATCAATTGAAACTTAAAGCTCGCTTTATTCAAACTATTCGGAAATGTAGATCGAGTTTGCTTAGCTTTATGGCAAACCTCACAGTCTTTATTCATGCTACTCTCAAACATTATCCCGGGAATAGAAATACGTGAAGATGGATGTCCAAGTCTTTTATGCCACACATTATTCTCCTTGACCGCTGCCACCTTATTTATTTTGCAAGCTTGAATAATATAACGAAGATGATAAACCCCTCCGTAGAGCTCACTGACTCCAATCATCCTCTTCGATGCGCAGTCCTGAATGGCACAATTCagaagaaaattttatctGACAATTCATTTCTTCTGATAACCGAGAGACCGATATCAAATTGCAATCAAAATCCGGGACTAATAAGACTTTAGATAATATGAAATCCCCCCAACTCGTGCTCTGCCAATGTGCGTAGCTTGCACAGATTTTCCGTTGGGAATGAAAACCGGTGAATCACCTTGTAAAGAATATGAATCAAATAACAAATGAGAGCAACCGGTCATGGGCCTTGAAGCCCCAATATCTATAATTCATGTTTCATTGCAAcgaataaaaatgaaatgattacTGGTATGtgtttcacccttttcatcGGGCCCGGCCAATGAAAGGAGACGTTGAAGTTGTCCCTCAGAGAAAGGTAACGTCGTGAAAGACTGATTGGAGCTTTGTGCTGTCTGTACGGCATTGGCTTGGTTCAGGGCGCCTGTAGATCGCCTACCAGAAGCACTGTACTGCTTCTTCCCATATGTTCCCTTCCATCCCTTCGAACTCCCTGGTTTAGGTTGATTATCCCAGCCGCCAGAACCTCGCTGCCCATCCGAATTTGTTGGACGCCCATGGAGCTTGTAGCAGGTGGTCCTTGTATGTCCAATATGGTTGCAAAAATCACATTGAGGTCTATTACCTCCTTGCTGAACCGTAGACTTACTTTCAGCTGGCCCCTTTGCCGCAAAAGTAGCAGCTTCTAGTCCTTTGTGACTCGTGAGATCGTGCTATGGTTCTTTGCCTTTCATCCTAGCAAATCATCTGATAAACACGATTAAGACTAGGGAAGGGATCCATACTAAGTATATTTGAACGAACCGTTGCAAATTCGGGATTTAATCCCATGAGAAACTGGTGGGCCTTTTCCCGTTCTCTTTGCCCTGGTCGACTGGCAGCAACTCCACAGACGCACGCACAGGAACAAGATACCGACTCCAGGAGGTTGTCCAATTCATCCCAAAGCCCCTCGAGCAACCCATAGTAATCTGCAGCAAGCCTCCCTTCCTGTCGAGAGATATATATTTCACTCTTAAGCTGATATACTCGTGTTTCATTTCCTTGAGCATATCGTTGCCTCAAATCTTCCCATAGGACCCGAGCATTTTCAATACATGCTATACTAATGTAAGTCCTTCTCCAGTGAGTTTACTATCCATGTGACCACTAAAGAGTTTGCCATAACCCACAGAGGCTTGTTGGGATCACCTTCTGCAGGCTCGGCTAGAGTCACGTCAATGAAGCCAACCTTATTCTTGGCACGGAGAGCCATTCGCATTAGTCGAGACCATGTGAgataattttctccattcagtTTGCATTCAATTAGCCGTAACACTGACCCATCCGATGATGTCACGGTAAGTGGAGAAACAAGCGCTGTTGTGTTCGCTGTTGGCAGCAAGGCAGCGTTTCCTTGGACGCCTCCTCTAGTGGGAAGAGCAACCTGAGTTGTATTGTCTCCTGACATGATCAGGAAGGAACTCGGTCGATTGATTTGCCAAGCAAAGAATACGTTTGAGACTTGACACGGCCCCTAGACCgcctgctctgataccatgaaGAAATCGGTATGTAACGGATGATGAAGCTGGGAAGAAATCAGAGTTGCAGAGAAGGAAAATCTGCAGATTCTTCAGTAATTCATTCAGCAGTAAAGCCATGATTATATGGATGTTTACATTGTGGTAAATCTCTAGACATATGGAGTCTAACTAGGAAACAAATAAAGTCTagcctaaaacaaaaaaatactTTACAGAATTACACAATCTTAGTGATACTCGAAGATATCTTGAGATATTTGActgtaataaaatatatctaCATACTATTTCACCCCCCCTTGCTCTCTCCTACTATCTCTTCACTTTTTACTCTCTCCCTTCTCTCCAATCTCACAATAACATTTAATATGCTCCCAATCTCttctcattatatattttgagtATCACATTATTAAAACAATTGCACATAACTATTTTGaacttaaaacaaaaaaaaaatcatagttAAAGTTATAGAATTCATGCATTaatgtcaaaaaaatattatttattacttaattGCTCACATAGTGTGGATATGCGTGTagtttattataaattaaaataataaagtaaatcttcattattatttatatataatattatggatatactattatttaattattttaagtaCTTGttattgaataaataaaattaagattttaaaaaaatatttttttttcatttttaaattttaattttaattatttattcctATGAGAATATAATATGATAAGGAAACTATTGCAAATTTACTTATCTTCCCAATCAATCTATTTTTGTGCCAAATACTATAATATTACGGTATCGaatactttttaaaaaatatattgtacTTACCAATTACGATAATATAACAATATTAtatttctgaatttatttttctaattatctAATATTCGTTATCATTTTTTCCGGTGAAAGTTTtcttcataatttaataattcgCCAACCAAACGATATCCCTTGTATGTTTTGGTATTGCAATCCTACACTAGTGGCATCCTGTCTTATCATCATAATACATATCTTTCCAGAAGAGAGTAGCGCTATTGCATCTTCCTTGTCATATttatctttattattttttctcgtTTTTTGTTCTGGTAAGTCATTTATCGTTGCCGATCTCTCCATGGTACTGCAGATGCAAGCTCTAAGCCGGCCGGTGCTGATATAACCAAATTGTGAACGGCGGACTGCGGCCCCAGCAGATCTGACACGCTGAACACTGGAGCTGGAGCTGCCCTTATCTAGTCGTAGATATTAGGGAAATATCCAATCATATATACAGCGACTCCACGGTTGTCACTGTCCTTATTTCCAGCAAGGCGTATTACGCGTACGTACACGTTCCTAATTCATCAGAGGCATTATAGGATGAATGaatcaaattttctttctttttttctttttggataaAGTAATTTAATACATATACAGAAtcgtatatatatgcacatatcTATAAATATGGGCTTTTCAACCAGAAACATTATATTTTCAACTGGCAGAGAGCACAAGGAATTCTCACTCAACCACGACGACAGGGATCTGAGATTGGGGGCttaagagttaaaaaaaaagactctTTCAGAGCTCAAAAGTTGGAGAAGAttgagcagaagaagaagaaaagaaaatgcaaaggCCCGTACACATGCGGTCAGATTGATTCTTGAGACATGTGTTACCCAATGATGAATGGTTGGTGATCCGCCTGAGGGGAGTCTGAAGACTCAGTACTAGCCCGCTGATTCTTGAAATTGATGCACGCGCCGCAGCCATCGGGGCCCTGAGTATTTGTGCGGAGGCAATTATCGGGACGGAAGCCGTGACGTGAGTAAATATTGGCTGTGGCGATGAGGAGCAGAATGATGATATGGGTGGCGATGAACGTgtgggggacactcagcgCTTGGCTCTCCGCCTGCTTCTTGCTGGCTGAGGAGATTGCTCATTCTCTCGATGGCCCTGAGGAACGGTACTATCTCGActgattttttcttcttttcccccTTTGAGGTCCTTATTTTTGGATAGAATGATGAGAGATTAGGATCTCTCGATTCGATTTACGGGTCAGGTACTGACTACCCGGGGCAAAAGGAGCACGAAGCCATCTCTAATGCTGTGATCGTGTTTGTATAGCTAGTCCCTTCTCGACCATCGGGGGCATAATTTGTAAATACACGATATAATATGCAATCGACCATCTCTTCCTAATTAAGAGCATTTTATGTGCACTCCTAACTATGTTTGTCTTGAATTTATATTGATCGATCCCGGGGCAGGAATTGATGTTGTAACTCCTAAACGGCTTATTGATAAGATTATGAGATATTGTACCTGGTAAGTATTGTTCGATAACATCTCATTGATCAATTCGAGATATGCTTATTAAAACACCGATTCCACAACTTATCTACGTTATGTACCAACCTTATACGCTCAAAACATAAGATATGAAATATAGTTGGGATATACTCAGTTACGGATCTCTTCAGTGTCCGGATTGAATTGCTTGGGCCCTTACAGGAACTAAAGAAATTGATGTCTAGTCTCGTAGCTCAACTCTCCTAggtgccttttggtttgagtGTTGTTAAGGTTACCAAAAATGTTAAGATTATAAGGAAAATTTTAACCATGAAATCATACATTATTGTATTTGGAAAGTAAACTGGGTTACTCGGAAAGTGAATaatgatattatattaatttaatttaatttatttattagagTAAATATAGGAGAACCACCATGTTATTATGAGAATATCATGGGTCACGGTTCAAATTCTTTCCTATTTATGGCCGGAAAATTTTTAACCGCGAAATACTTTCCTGGTTAAGATTTTTGGTCCaaacatataaaaaagaaagcttAGAAATTGGCCACGGATTGCAAGTCGTATTACAAGTCCATAAGCCCATACGATATAATTAAGTCCAAATTTGTATAAATGAAATATGTATGATTATTCCAACATATATAGCAACATCTATCTCATCTGTTTAAGGAGCCATCTATTATGCTCGATCTCTAGATCGACTTGTTATGATGTAGTTCTCGTGGCAAAACCGATCAAATAACTACAAGAATACTAAGACGGTTTCCTAAAAGAATTAGACACTTTTTTTAGTATATAGAATAGACTAACGCATGGCATATGTCTCATCCCAAATATAAGTCTTTCTAGGTAGATAACCAAACAAAATGCTCGAGCGAGATAAGGTCTTATACAAGTAAAATTCAAGCATATATGCCCCGTAAGAGGACAGGCAATGGATGTCTTGAATGATTTAACTAGATGACATTTTTATGTGAAGTGACATGATTTCACGGTTAAGGggataaaaagggaaaaacaaTAGCATTAATTTCCGTATATGTTTTAATATCCCATCATTCTTAGTAGGAACCTAaagtatgtatgtatacatatatagatgagaACCAATTCAACGTGACATATACTAGGATGATGGCCCGTGCTACGTAAGGTCAATAATGAtgttattatgaaaattttttattgtggCATTTAAGGTAATATATGATAgttaatggaaaaaattatgtgagattaatcatttttaaagTAATAAGATCATTAATGTTCTGTAATCAGTTAAAATTAAGTTGAAGCAATTAATTGAATCTAGTAATCCTTTTTCTTGAATAATGTTAGAGCCAACATGTCCTTGGTAACCAGCAAAAAACAAcacattttataatttatgaaaaataatttgaatttataCACTTCGTCAATTagagtttattatttttccaataaaataaGTAGAAAAATATAAGTGTGGCAAGTATAGAATCCGTATATACCCATACTACCCTAGATCTTAAAAGACTATATCATAATAGTAGAATGTGGTACGTAGTATACGAGAAAATCACTCATTTGATCGAGTATGCTATCTATCAATTTTGCAAtgaaattcatgaaaattaatttattgtaaaacttataaaaaataaatatgcatattaatattatttacttaatcgttaatgtatatatatatattaatatattcttttataatattattatttacttcaacGTTAAGTaatgtatttattattgtattactttacaattttattatttattttatcgttaataatttatttcttaataAGACAAGATAATAATGTAAacgtatttattgttttccttCGTTTATTCGTCGAAAATCGAATATAATATACtataagtaaaatgaatttcttaaaaatataataaaaaataaataaaagcaaaTCACAATCACGAGAATACGGAATTCGAATAGTACTTTTTCTCGCAAAAACagtcaagtttatatagatgtataaatagatatagattCATACATATATTAGGAAAAATTCAAACAAGGCGGtccaaagaaaattaaaataaataaaaagaggaaaattCAACTAAAGCTGTCGAGAGTTAGAAGGCGCGTCCCCCACCGCCTCTTCCAAAAGTCATCCATTCATCACCACACACACGCAGGGAGACGCCATCACCGAAAAAGCTTCAAATTCAAAAGCAGcgttctctctcctctctatcTTTCTCTCTTATCTGAATTTCCcatcctttatatatatatatatatatatatatatatatatatttttttttttttcctctgatTTTCATCGACCCTTTACCATTTCCCTGCGAGTCCAATCCGAAAGTTTTTTGCTTTGTGCCCACGCTTTCGAGAAAGCAGCTCCTCTGCATTTCCGCCATTGATAACCCTTCAAAGCTTTCGACGCAGACAAAGCCCAGAATCGTCCTCCACCGTTATTCCGGGTTCTTGATTCTTAGCGCATCCTTAACCCCAATTCAAGCAACCCCAGAATCGGAATTCCCAATTCTCCGATCGTTCAAGGCTTCAAGCTCGCGGTTTCATCCCCAATTGCCCCCGGAAAAGCTCGAATTTTGGCGGCGATCTTGTTCCGTCGTTTCCTCCTCTCAAGGAATCCGGAGTTTGGAGTTCTTTGATCGGTATAGGTTGCGTTTTTCATCTTGACTTCCATTGAAGGCTCGGAGATTTTCGTTCCCGATGGCCAATGTTGAGAACAATTATGAATACCCCGTCAAGCCCAAGTCGTCCATCTTCAATCGGTCACTCACGATGCAGACAAAGCCGATGGAACCTTCGGCCAAACCGTACCTCAGTAACCCGTCCCTCGAGCGGGGCGGTTCGATCAAGAAGCTGTACAATTCGATCGAGTCATTCATGCCCACGAGCAACTCATTCAAGGGTAAGGTCATGAAGCTCCGGAATTTGTTCGAGTCCTCAAGGTCGCCGTCCCCATCGCCCAGCGACTCCCCCCCACAATTGCCCTCTAGGCTGAAATCTATGAAATCGATTGGCTCGAGTCATGGCAGTAGCTTGCCCATACGGTTACCGGGCACGGAGGACAGAATTGTCGTGTATTTCACTAGTTTACGTGGGGTTCGCCGTACCTACGAGGATTGCTATGCAGTGAGGATGATATTTAGAGGATTCAGGGTCTGGGTTGATGAGAGGGATGTATCGATGGACTTGGCATACAAGAAGGAGCTTCAGAATGTGTTGCGCAATGAGAAGATTGTGACTTTGCCTCAGGTTTTTATAGGGGGCAAGTATATGGGCGGAGCCGATGTGATCAGACAGCTGTATGAGACGGGCGAGCTCACGAAGATCATCGCAGGGTACCCGAAAATGGCACCGGGATTTGTCTGTGATTCCTGTGGGGACGTGAGATTCATGCCCTGCACGAATTGTAATGGGAGTAAGAAGGTgtttgatgaagatgaagaggagcTCAAGAGGTGCTTGGAGTGCAATGAGAACGGGTTGATTCGGTGCCCTCATTGCTGTTCCTGATATCGCCCTGAGGCTTCAATTCGTACTCTTAGGTAGCCATTGAACTTGAGGGTTGTTTGATGGGAAATTACTCTCGCTGCAAATAATGTGGTTATGGTTTTTTGTAGTCGAATCCACGAAGGGTTCACGAGTTGTTTTTTAGGGTGAACTTCTCATCAACGGGAATGGATGTTCATCGCCTCAATGAACTGGAGGTACTAAATGGTGTATGTAATATGTAAAGACCAAGAACGGCTGTTTTGCCTGTCTTTGTAAACGGGTTGTAGGGAGATCGGTTCTCTCTTTGTGCGAGTGTCCTGTAAATACTAGCAAGTAGTA
This region includes:
- the LOC116187678 gene encoding uncharacterized protein At5g39865-like; protein product: MANVENNYEYPVKPKSSIFNRSLTMQTKPMEPSAKPYLSNPSLERGGSIKKLYNSIESFMPTSNSFKGKVMKLRNLFESSRSPSPSPSDSPPQLPSRLKSMKSIGSSHGSSLPIRLPGTEDRIVVYFTSLRGVRRTYEDCYAVRMIFRGFRVWVDERDVSMDLAYKKELQNVLRNEKIVTLPQVFIGGKYMGGADVIRQLYETGELTKIIAGYPKMAPGFVCDSCGDVRFMPCTNCNGSKKVFDEDEEELKRCLECNENGLIRCPHCCS